A DNA window from Hordeum vulgare subsp. vulgare chromosome 1H, MorexV3_pseudomolecules_assembly, whole genome shotgun sequence contains the following coding sequences:
- the LOC123442058 gene encoding probable E3 ubiquitin-protein ligase LUL4 — MGGSSSSRRRRDDYYPPPPPPLHHYSNYPPPPPPPPHHPHHPHHPPPPPPHHHPHPHHPPPPPPPHHGPSSSAAAYYYHHHHPPPPHAYHGPWHPAPQPPPSQIPALTGPPPEFVGHQQALKVKNDINLRKDTIRLVPDAGDPDRRLVSFTFDAVTDGSLVIHYFAKEGKDCNFSSVYPDLQTPTKIPFQKGLAQNYVQPSGSGIDLGFFSLDELSNPSEEVYPLVVYAEASPSPEEGDQTVNSTRAQITLAVIEKHNDDLQVKVVKQILWIKGVRYELKEIYGIVNSTEADVPDADDDGMGKECVICLTEPRDTAVFPCRHLCMCSECAQALRLQSNKCPICRQPVEKLMEIKVRSAEP; from the exons ATGGGCGGCTCGtcctccagccgccgccgccgggacGACTACtacccgcccccgccgccgcccctccaccACTACTCCAACTACCCGCCGCCCCCACCTCCGCCGCCGCACCACCCCCATCACCCCCACCACCCGCCTCCCCCGCCGCCTCaccaccacccccacccccaccacccgcctcccccgccgccgccgcaccacggGCCCTCCTCGTCCGCCGCggcctactactaccaccaccaccacccgccGCCCCCGCACGCGTACCACGGCCCATGGCACCCCGCGCCCCAGCCGCCGCCGTCGCAGATCCCCGCCCTCACGGGCCCCCCGCCCGAGTTCGTCGGCCACCAGCAGGCCCTCAAGGTGAAGAACGACATCAACCTGCGCAAGGACACCATCCGCCTCGTGCCCGACGCCGGGGACCCTGACCGCCGCCTCGTCTCCTTCACCTTCGACGCGGTCACCGACGGCAG TTTAGTTATACATTACTTTGCCAAGGAAGGAAAAGACTGCAATTTTTCTTCAGTGTATCCAGACCTGCAGACACCAACAAAGATACCTTTCCAAAAAGGATTGGCTCAAAATTATGTCCAGCCCTCTGGGTCTGGTATTGATCTGGGATTCTTTTCTCTGGATGAGCTTTCAAATCCTTCAGAGGAAGTATACCCACTGGTAGTTTATGCAGAAGCTTCACCATCTCCAGAGGAAGGTGATCAGACAGTAAACTCCACACGGGCACAAATTACACTTGCTGTTATAGAGAAACATAATGATGATCTTCAAGTCAAAGTTGTCAAGCAAATATTGTGGATTAAGGGTGTGCGCTATGAACTGAAAGAAATATATGGGATTGTCAACTCCACGGAAGCTGATGTtcctgatgctgatgatgatggcatGGGGAAAGAATGTGTTATCTGCTTGACAGAGCCAAGGGACACTGCTGTTTTTCCGTGCAGGCATTTG TGTATGTGCAGTGAATGTGCACAAGCTCTAAGGCTCCAGTCAAATAAATGCCCCATATGCAGACAGCCTGTTGAGAAACTAATGGAGATCAAAGTGAGGAGTGCTGAGCCATAA
- the LOC123442069 gene encoding uncharacterized protein LOC123442069 → MEVEMQLDDDVFFAELSKRISLLITDDDEADFGSAQFPAAVHLPPGFSMSSMAPHVPSMLAPPAYTLFHHAASYGANNSAGDAGRTWQQQQPQQQQCGSKGTGVFIPRSTPGSAHPKRKGRNWSGSKAAVHKAKAQAQAQADAPVKRKNLL, encoded by the exons atggaggtggAGATGCAGCTGGACGACGACGTCTTCTTCGCGGAGCTCAGCAAGCGGATTTCGCTCCTCATCACCGACGACGACGAGGCCGACTTCGGCTCCGCGCAGTTCCCCGCCGCCGTCCACCTCCCACCg GGTTTCTCCATGTCGTCTATGGCGCCCCATGTGCCGTCGATGTTGGCGCCACCGGCCTACACGTTGTTCCACCACGCCGCCAGCTACGGCGCCAACAACAGCGCCGGCGACGCCGGGAGAACGTGGCAGCAACAACAGCCTCAGCAGCAGCAGTGCGGCAGCAAGGGCACCGGTGTCTTCATCCCCCGGTCCACGCCCGGCTCCGCGCACCCCAAGAGGAAGGGCAGGAACTGGAGCGGCTCCAAGGCCGCCGTGCACAAGGCCAAGGCGCAGGCGCAGGCGCAGGCCGACGCGCCCGTCAAGAGAAAGAACCTGCTCTAA
- the LOC123442049 gene encoding mitochondrial proton/calcium exchanger protein-like encodes MASRAIIRRRKYLLDHVNAPILSSSSSSFLHGTFGFKPEPRIAQQFLEQSLGDSKSEKEKEQYSVNFTKGGLLGPDNGLLRRPAHVISHYGYGIGRNEFTLPLGARGLLQSVRKASTATAGQPKLDIEEQGDDQNQNKRKKEASPEECDQAVEGLSTAKAKAKAKQVQDSLKADQSIVKKFWARLLGIGPALRAVASMSRADWAAKLKHGKDEFISTLQHYWLGTKLLWADVRISSRLLVKLAGGKSLSRRERQQLTRTTADIFRLVPVAVFIVVPFMEFLLPVFLKLFPNMLPSTFQDKMKEEEALKRKLKARMEYAKFLQDTAKEMAKEVQTSRSGETKQTAEDLDEFLNKVRKGERVSNDEILSFAKLFNDELTLDNMSRARLVNMCKYMGIRPFGTDHYLRFMLRKKLRDIKNDDKMIQAEGVDSLSEEELRQACRDRGHLGLRSTEEMRKQLRDWLDLSLNHAVPSSLLILSRAFTLAGRMKPEDAVVATLSSLPDEVVDTIGTVLPSEDSVSERRRKLEFLEMQEELIKEEEKKKEKEEKAKQKKEEKANLTEQEAAEEDLALKEMTEPTAREEEELTDAKRHDKEQLCNISQALAVLASASSVSKERQEFLSLVNKEIKLYNSMLEREDTEGAEEAKKAYMAVRGESDDTTEVASEEKVSSALIDKVDAMLQGLEKEIDDVDAQIGNRWQLLDRDHDGKVTPEEVAAAAAYLKDTIGKEGVQELISKLSKDKEGKIRVEDIVKLASQAEENNEEEEEEEARH; translated from the exons ATGGCATCAAGGGCAATCATTAGGAGAAGAAAGTATCTCTTGGATCATGTTAACGCACCTATcctctcgtcttcctcctcttcattccTCCATGGAACATTTGGTTTTAAGCCTGAGCCAAGAATAGCACAACAATTTCTTGAGCAAAGCTTAGGGGACTCGAAgtctgagaaggagaaggagcaataTAGTGTCAATTTTACAAAGGGGGGTCTGCTAGGTCCTGATAACGGGCTTCTGCGACGTCCAGCTCACGTGATTTCTCACTATGGTTATGGAATTGGAAGGAATGAATTCACATTGCCTTTGGGAGCTAGAGGTTTGTTGCAGTCAGTTCGCAAAGCATCAACTGCAACTGCTGGGCAACCTAAATTGGATATTGAAGAACAGGGTGATGATCAAAACcagaataaaaggaaaaaagaggcaTCCCCAGAAGAATGTGATCAGGCTGTGGAAGGGCTAAGCACGGCAAAAGCTAAAGCCAAAGCTAAGCAGGTGCAAGATTCGCTAAAGGCTGACCAGTCAATCGTAAAGAAGTTCTGGGCAAGGCTTCTGGGTATTGGTCCGGCTCTTCGAGCTGTTGCTTCAATGAGCAG AGCTGATTGGGCTGCAAAACTGAAGCATGGGAAAGATGAATTTATTTCCACACTGCAGCATTACTGGCTAGGAACAAAGCTACTCTGGGCAGATGTTAGGATTTCATCAAGATTGCTGGTGAAACTTGCTGGTggaaagagcctctcaagaagagAGAGGCAACAGCTCACCCGTACAACAGCAGATATCTTCAGGCTGGTACCTGTTGCTGTGTTCATTGTTGTCCCATTCATGGAATTCCTACTACCAGTGTTTCTTAAGTTGTTTCCAAATATGCTGCCATCAACTTTCCAAGACAAGATGAAAGAAGAG GAAGCGTTGAAAAGGAAACTGAAAGCAAGGATGGAGTATGCAAAGTTTCTACAAGATACTGCAAAAGAAATGGCAAAGGAAGTTCAAACATCACGTAGTGGAGAAACAAAACAGACAGCTGAAGATCTGGACGAATTTTTAAACAAG GTTAGGAAAGGTGAACGTGTATCCAATGATGAAATCTTGAGCTTCGCGAAGCTTTTTAATGATGAATTGACCTTGGATAACATGAGCAG AGCACGCTTGGTAAATATGTGCAAATATATGGGTATTCGACCTTTTGGCACGGATCATTACTTGAGGTTCATGCTTCGCAAAAAACTACGCGA CATTAAGAATGATGATAAAATGATTCAAGCTGAGGGTGTTGATTCTCTTTCTGAAGAGGAGCTCCGGCAAGCTTGCCGTGATCGCGGTCACCTTGGTCTGCGGTCAACAGAAGAAATGCGTAAACAG CTACGAGACTGGCTGGACCTGTCACTTAATCATGCTGTGCCATCTTCTCTTCTCATACTTTCAAG AGCTTTTACCCTGGCTGGGAGAATGAAACCCGAGGATGCTGTTGTAGCAACATTGTCTTCTTTGCCAGATGAAGTTGTGGATACAATTGGGACAGTATTGCCATCTGAAGATTCAGTTTCTGAGAGGAGGAGAAAACTGGAATTCCTTGAGATGCAGGAAGAACTTATCAAG gaggaagagaagaagaaagagaaagaagaGAAGGCAAAACAAAAGAAGGAAGAAAAGGCAAATCTCACAGAACAGGAGGCTGCTGAAGAAGATTTGGCTTTAAAGGAAATGACTGAGCCTACTGCTAGGGAAGAAGAAGAACTGACTGACGCAAAACGACATGACAAGGAACAGCTCTGTAATATCAGTCAAGCATTGGCTGTGCTGGCATCTGCATCG TCTGTTAGCAAGGAGCGTCAAGAGTTCCTGAGCCTTGTCAACAAGGAG ATAAAACTATATAACTCCATGCTTGAAAGAGAAGACACAGAGGGGGCAGAAGAAGCTAAGAAGGCATATATGGCTGTTAGAGGGGAGTCAGACGACACCACAGAGGTTGCTTCAGAGGAAAAGGTCTCGTCGGCGCTGATTGACAAG GTTGATGCTATGCTTCAGGGATTAGAAAAGGAGATTGATGATGTGGATGCACAAATCGGAAATCGCTGGCAACTGCTTGATAG GGATCATGATGGCAAAGTGACTCCTGAGGAAGTAGCGGCGGCGGCAGCTTATCTCAAGGACACCATAGGGAAAGAAGGCGTCCAAGAGCTTATCAGCAAGCTTTCTAAAGACAAAG AAGGAAAGATCCGTGTGGAGGACATCGTGAAGCTGGCGTCTCAAGCCGAGGaaaacaacgaagaagaagaagaagaagaagcacggcATTAG